Sequence from the Maridesulfovibrio ferrireducens genome:
ACTACAAAATGGATTGCAGATTTAATAAGACTTCTTTGATTGATAAAATCAAGAAAATAGCTGAATATAAAGATCATATATCTTTAACTAATCTTGATGTTATGGATTTATTGCAACAGGACTCAATAATGCATGAATCTGATGGACTTATTTATTTTGATCCTCCTTATTATCAAAAAGGTAGCACATTATACATGAACCACTATAAGAAAGGTGACCATTCTATCTTAGCAGAAAGAATTAAAGAAATTTCTTTTCTGAATTGGATTGTGTCTTATGATAATGTAGATGCGATAAGACACTTATACTCTAATTTACCTTCCAGTGAATTCTCATTTAAACATACCGCTTATGAAAGCAGAACAGGAAAAGAAATCTTGTTCTTTGATAAAAGTTTAAAATTAGGAAAATTGCAGACATTAAATCCTTTATATTATAAATTCGATAATAAATCGAAAAAAATTATTGTTATTAATCAATAATATTTGTGGTGAACTAGTAAGTACACGAATTAAATTACTTGCTAAAAGCAGGTAAATGAATAATATGTAAATAGAAGCACCGAGAGAGCTTAATCCTTGTTTGATTGGTGTGGACGGCTGGAGTTGGATAAGCAGACTACGAGCCCCTTGACGGAAAGGGCTAACCTGGAAGCGGCGTTTGTTGATTCGTGGCGTGGTAGCGTCTTAATATCAACATTGAAGTGGAGAGAGAGCTTAATCCTCGTTTGATCAAAGCGGAAACTATGATATGATAAGGTATCACTTAGATCACAAAAAGGGAACACGATGTGCTCCCTTTTTACTTATTTAGCTACTTGATTAAGAAGCCTTTTCTTTGTTTATCAATGTATCTATCTTCAGCTGGGAAGAAGTTGAAGTATTCAAGATTTCCCTGACTATCAACGAAAGTTATGACACATACGCTTTTACTATATTTTTTAAGATAATAGGTTCTTAACTCTTTAGCTCCATTCTCACTGTGCATCCATATTTCATCAGGATTTTTAATAACATCATCAATACAATTCAGATACTTTAATCTGGCTGATATTTCCTCTAAGGATCTATCTTTTAGATTTTTATCTGCTTTTTTATTTAAGAAAACAGGAGTATCCTCTGAGTCCTTAATAGTACGATTACCAAGATAATCAGAGTATTCTTGTAGTTTTTCTTTTTTAGTTGTACCTTTAGTTTTATATTCTTCAGGTTGCTTATTGTTTGGTTTTTCCTTGAAGTCCTGTAGATCTAAATCTTTGTATGATTTAGTATAGAGGTTAGGACAGTGCTTTTTACCTGAGTTGTAGATATGTAAACGCTTGCTTCTGATAGACATTTCAGGATAAAGGACAGATATGTTTTTAGCATCTTCACAGCCTAACCAGTCACCAAAGAGAGAGTTGTCTTTGCCTACATTGCGTTTGAATTCTTCTTTAACATTAGAATCAGGAGGGACATCTCTCTTGAGTCCCGGGTCTCCGTTTGCTTCTTCTTCAGTAATTTGTTCTTTATCACAACGACAACCCCAGCCATTAGGAGGATAATAGTCATCCCAGAAAGGATCATCTACATGTCTGACTATACCATCTAAGGCTCTATGTTCATCTCTGACAGCATCATCTTGCATAGTAACATAACGGAGATAAGGGAAGATTTCTTTAGAGTCCTGGATATCTTTCCAGTCTGCGGCCGCACGAGCTGATTTAATAGCCTGGTTGAAGTTAGTTCTTAGGTGATAAGGATTATCAGGTTCAAAGCCATTTAGCTTGAGGTTTTCCTGAAACTCTTGAAAGGTAGTACCTTGAGTAAAGGCTTTTTCAGCTTCGGACTTAATCATATCAAGCATTGTATCAGAAGTTACTCCTGCTACGATAAAGGTTTCAGCTCGGAAAGCATGGAGTGCTTTGGTGTCTTCCAGGGTCCAGTCTATTTCGAAGTTGAAGTCAGCCCCTAAATCCCCTGAAGGGGACTTTGAAGATATACAGTCAGTTGAACTGCCTGTGCGGGCTGGAAGCCCACGTTCCC
This genomic interval carries:
- a CDS encoding DNA adenine methylase, which translates into the protein MYYSPLRYPGGKNRLSAFIGQLCVDNGIHSHYIEPFAGGGSVALFLLIEGFVEKITINDKDRSIYALWYSILNHTDVLCDLIKFCPINVDYWKVQKKIQENKNNVGLLELGYSTLYLNRTNRSGIIKAGVIGGLDQTGNYKMDCRFNKTSLIDKIKKIAEYKDHISLTNLDVMDLLQQDSIMHESDGLIYFDPPYYQKGSTLYMNHYKKGDHSILAERIKEISFLNWIVSYDNVDAIRHLYSNLPSSEFSFKHTAYESRTGKEILFFDKSLKLGKLQTLNPLYYKFDNKSKKIIVINQ